One window of the Camelina sativa cultivar DH55 chromosome 1, Cs, whole genome shotgun sequence genome contains the following:
- the LOC104704320 gene encoding pentatricopeptide repeat-containing protein At3g04760, chloroplastic, with the protein MTPFSSELVGFTIPFYSKTQKHCSNSSRGLLLLSHNRTSLLSFSNSNPNHDNVHKSFSSSGARNLQAATTQDATVPTERRQQQQQTHSHSLGFRDTQMLKIFHRSCRSGNYIESLHLLESMVRKGYNPDVILCTKLIKGFFTLRNIPKAVRVMEILEKFGQPDVFAYNALINGFCKMNRIDDATRVLDRMRSKGFSPDTVTYNIMIGSLCSRGKLVLALKVLDQLLSDNCQPTVITYTILIEATMLEGGVDEALKLLDEMLSRGLKPDMFTYNTIIRGMCKEGMVERAFEMVRNLELRGCEPDVISYNILLRALLNQGKWEEGEKLMTKMFSEKCDPNVVTYSILITTLCRDGKIEEALNLLKLMKEKGLSPDAYSYDPLIAAFCREGRLDLAIEFLETMISDGCLPDIVNYNTVLATLCKNGKADQALEIFGKLGEVGCSPNSSSYNTMFSALWSSGDKIRALHMISEMVTHGIDPDEITYNSMISCLCREGMVDEAYDLLVDMRSCEFHPSVVTYNIVLLGFCKAHRIVDAIDVLESMVGNGCRPNESTYTVLIEGIGFAGYRAEAMELANDLVRIDAISDYSFKRLHRTFPLLNVLQRSSQSFGH; encoded by the coding sequence ATGACTCCATTCTCCTCTGAACTCGTTGGTTTCACCATCCCTTTCTACTCCAAAACTCAGAAACACTGTTCAAATTCTTCTCGCGGACTGCTACTACTATCTCACAATCGAACCTCCCTCTTAAGCTTCTCAAACTCTAACCCTAACCACGACAATGTTCATAAATCCTTTTCATCTTCAGGGGCGAGAAATCTTCAAGCCGCCACAACACAAGACGCAACAGTTCCCACAGAacgaagacaacaacaacaacaaacccatTCACATTCTCTCGGGTTTAGAGACACCCAGATGCTCAAAATCTTCCATCGATCATGCCGTTCAGGGAACTACATCGAGTCTCTGCACTTACTCGAGAGCATGGTACGTAAAGGTTACAATCCCGATGTGATACTCTGCACTAAGCTCATTAAAGGGTTCTTCACTCTAAGAAACATCCCAAAAGCTGTTAGGGTTATGGAGATTCTCGAGAAATTCGGACAGCCTGATGTTTTTGCTTACAACGCGTTGATTAATGGGTTTTGTAAGATGAATCGAATCGATGATGCTACCAGAGTTCTTGATAGGATGAGAAGCAAAGGTTTTTCGCCAGATACTGTCACTTACAACATAATGATTGGTAGTTTGTGTAGTAGAGGCAAACTTGTTCTTGCTCTGAAGGTTTTGGATCAGCTGTTAAGTGATAACTGTCAACCTACTGTGATTACTTACACGATATTGATCGAAGCAACGATGCTCGAAGGCGGAGTTGATGAAGCGTTGAAGCTTTTGGATGAGATGTTGTCTAGAGGGTTAAAACCGGATATGTTTACTTACAACACAATCATTAGAGGAATGTGTAAAGAAGGGATGGTGGAACGCGCGTTTGAGATGGTTCGGAATCTTGAATTGAGAGGTTGTGAGCCTGATGTGATCTCTTATAACATATTGCTTCGAGCTCTTCTGAATCAAGGGAAatgggaagaaggagagaagcttATGACTAAGATGTTTTCAGAGAAGTGTGATCCTAATGTTGTGACTTATAGCATTTTGATTACTACTCTATGTCGCGATGGAAAGATCGAAGAAGCGTTGAATCTGCTTAAGCTTATGAAGGAGAAAGGGTTAAGCCCTGATGCTTATAGCTACGATCCTTTGATCGCTGCGTTTTGTAGAGAAGGTAGGTTAGATTTAGCTATTGAGTTCTTGGAAACTATGATCTCGGACGGGTGTTTACCGGACATAGTTAACTACAACACGGTTTTAGCTACATTGTGCAAGAACGGGAAAGCTGATCAAGCGTTGGAGATTTTCGGGAAGCTAGGAGAAGTCGGCTGCTCACCGAACTCGAGCTCTTACAACACCATGTTCAGCGCGTTATGGAGCAGCGGAGATAAGATCAGGGCGTTACATATGATATCAGAGATGGTAACTCACGGGATTGATCCCGATGAGATCACATACAACTCGATGATCTCGTGTCTATGCAGAGAAGGGATGGTGGATGAAGCTTATGATTTATTGGTTGATATGAGGAGCTGTGAGTTTCATCCATCGGTTGTTACATACAACATTGTGCTTTTGGGATTCTGTAAAGCTCATAGGATCGTGGACGCCATCGATGTTTTGGAATCAATGGTGGGAAATGGATGTAGGCCAAACGAAAGTACATATACTGTGCTCATTGAAGGCATTGGATTTGCTGGATATAGAGCAGAAGCAATGGAGTTAGCTAATGATCTTGTTCGTATCGATGCCATTTCTGACTACTCGTTCAAGAGATTGCATAGGACTTTCCCTTTACTTAATGTTTTACAGAGATCTTCTCAGTCATTTGGTCATTAA
- the LOC104704400 gene encoding PITH domain-containing protein At3g04780: protein MSAESASQIPKGQVDLLDFIDWSGVECLNQSSSHSLPNALKQGYREDEGLNLESDADEQLLIYIPFNQVIKLHSFAIKGPEEEGPKTVKFFSNKEHMCFSNVNDFPPSDTAELTEENLKGKPVVLKYVKFQNVRSLTIFIEDNQSGSEVTKVQKIALYGSTVETTDMKGLKKIEDH from the exons ATGTCCGCCGAATCAGCTAGCCAAATTCCTAAGGGACAG GTTGATCTGCTAGATTTTATTGACTGGTCTGGTGTTGAATGTCTGAACCAAAGCTCTAGTCACTCTTTGCCCAATGCTCTCAAACAG GGATATAGAGAAGATGAAGGTTTGAACTTAGAGAGTGATGCTGATGAGCAGCTTTTGATCTATATTCCTTTTAACCAAGTTATCAAACTACATTCCTTTGCTATCAAAGGCCCTGAAGAGGAAG GTCCTAAAACTGTAAAGTTCTTCTCAAACAAAGAGCACATGTGCTTCAG CAATGTCAATGATTTTCCTCCAAGCGACACTGCTGAACTAACTGAAGAAAACCTTAAG GGAAAACCGGTTGTCCTTAAATATGTTAAGTTTCAGAATGTTCGTAG CTTGACGATCTTCATTGAAGACAACCAATCGGGTTCTGAGGTCACAAAGGTTCAGAAGATTGCTCTCTATGGTTCAAC GGTGGAGACGACTGATATGAAGGGATTGAAAAAGATTGAAGATCACTGA
- the LOC104704563 gene encoding probable ribose-5-phosphate isomerase 3, chloroplastic, giving the protein MASLSFVSSSHLTLRTPSIALRTGSSPRTSVSFSVKAQSVALSQDDLKKLAAEKAVEAIKPGMVLGLGTGSTAAFAVDQIGKLLSSGELYDIVGIPTSKRTEEQARALGIPLVALDTHPRIDLAIDGADEVDPNLDLVKGRGGALLREKMVEAVAEKFIVVADDTKLVEGLGGSGLAMPVEVVQFCWNFNLIRLQELFKEFGCDAKLRVDGDGKPYVTDNSNYIIDLYFKNPLKDGFAAAKEIGKFQGVVEHGLFLGMATSVIIAGKNGVEVMNK; this is encoded by the coding sequence ATGGCTTCCTTATCCTTCGTTTCCTCATCTCACCTTACGCTACGCACTCCTTCTATTGCCCTCCGCACTGGCTCTTCTCCTAGAACCTCTGTTTCATTCTCCGTCAAGGCTCAGTCTGTTGCGCTTTCACAAGACGATTTGAAAAAGCTCGCGGCGGAGAAAGCTGTGGAAGCAATTAAACCAGGGATGGTTCTAGGTCTTGGAACTGGATCCACCGCAGCATTCGCCGTTGATCAGATCGGGAAACTTCTCTCTTCCGGTGAGCTCTACGATATCGTCGGTATCCCAACGTCGAAACGAACAGAGGAACAAGCACGAGCGTTAGGGATTCCACTCGTTGCGTTAGATACGCATCCGAGGATCGATCTCGCTATTGACGGAGCTGACGAGGTAGATCCGAATCTTGATTTGGTCAAAGGCCGTGGAGGTGCTTTACTCCGTGAGAAAATGGTTGAAGCTGTGGCTGAGAAGTTTATCGTTGTGGCTGATGATACAAAACTCGTTGAAGGACTCGGTGGAAGTGGGTTAGCCATGCCTGTTGAAGTGGTTCAGTTCTGCTGGAACTTTAACTTGATTAGGTTGCAGGAACTGTTTAAGGAGTTTGGATGTGATGCTAAGCTTAGAGTTGATGGAGATGGGAAGCCTTATGTGACTGATAACAGTAATTACATTATTGATTTGTATTTTAAGAATCCTTTAAAGGATGGATTCGCTGCGGCGAAAGAGATCGGCAAGTTTCAAGGAGTGGTGGAGCATGGTCTGTTCCTTGGTATGGCTACTTCTGTCATTATCGCCGGTAAGAATGGTGTTGAAGTTATGAACAAGTGA
- the LOC104704631 gene encoding mitochondrial import inner membrane translocase subunit TIM23-3-like encodes MADLMNPSTGGQQQQKYRQYNPYHEQINLPYRQIYELPTSPEFLFEEEATKKRLTWGENLTFFTGCGYVTGSVLGAAKGAIDGIRGAERGESLKIRANRILNSGGLVGRRGGNCLGSLGLIFAAMESGVTHLRDGDDGSLTTVIAGLATGVLYRAARGPRSAVVAGVVGGVTAFAAVAGRSTVKRFVPI; translated from the coding sequence ATGGCGGATCTGATGAACCCTAGCACCGGCGGGCAACAACAACAGAAGTACCGTCAGTACAATCCGTACCACGAACAAATCAATCTTCCGTACCGTCAGATCTACGAACTCCCAACTTCGCCTGAGTTTCTCTTCGAAGAAGAAGCTACAAAAAAACGCTTAACATGGGGTGAGAACCTCACGTTCTTCACCGGGTGTGGTTATGTCACCGGATCGGTTCTCGGAGCCGCCAAAGGTGCAATTGATGGGATCCGAGGCGCCGAAAGGGGCGAATCCCTAAAGATCCGAGCTAATCGTATTCTGAACTCCGGTGGACTCGTTGGAAGACGCGGCGGGAATTGCTTAGGATCTCTAGGGTTGATATTCGCAGCTATGGAGAGCGGTGTTACGCATCTGAGAGACGGAGACGACGGTTCGTTGACTACTGTGATCGCTGGTTTAGCCACTGGTGTCTTGTACAGAGCTGCCCGTGGGCCTAGATCCGCTGTGGTTGCCGGAGTTGTCGGCGGAGTAACGGCTTTTGCGGCGGTTGCTGGGAGAAGCACCGTCAAGCGATTCGTACCAATCTGA